The segment CTGTACACGACCGAGATTTTGGCGAAATCGGGGGTGCAGACGGCGAGGGCCAGCAGATAATTGCCGGCCGGATAGATTTCGCCGGCAATGGAATAGAAGTTCTCGCCGGCGGGCTGGAAGGTCGCCTGGTTCTCTTCGGGATTGAAGGGAATGTAGCGCTCGCGCACGATGGCGCCGGCAACGCCGTTTTCCAGCCGGTAGACGCGGATGAAGGCATGGAACTTGGCGCGCAGAACTCCGGGCGTTTCGACTGCGGCGGCCAAGTTCAGGTCGGCATTCTTTATCTTGAACAGGAAGATCGGATAGATCTGATTCTGCTGGGCGGGAAGATAGAGGGTGCGCAGATAGTTTAGGGGAATGTCGCTGCGGTTCTGTCGCTGGGCCACGCCGGCATCGATGACGGCCGCGACCTGGGGAGCGATGTAGACGGGGCCCGAGGCCTTTTTTTCATCGGCCTGACCGGCCTTCTGGGCCGGCAGCTGCTGGCATAACAGCAGCGCCAAAATGGAAGCGGCGATGATGGCTTTTTTATAATTCATTGATTTCTCCTTGTTATAGGCTGAAGTTTATTTTTTTGCTGACCTTGCTGTTGTCGGTGGCGTTCTCCAGGGTGACCAGGGCGGAATAGTTTCCCGGCGCCAACTGCAGCGACAGCTGGATGCCCAGTTTTTTGGAAAGCTTGTCCAGGTCGCCGGGCGACAGGGAAACCGTGTGCGTCTCCTGTTTTTGCAGGACAGTTTCATCCTTGGGCCCGGAGACAAGGACGTCGATCTTGAGCACCGTCTCGATGGCCGAGGTTTGCCCCGGCTTCTGGGTCATGCTCAATTTCTCATAGGGAACGGAGATGATCAGTGTCGCCTCGCCGGCAGCACTGGTCTCGACCCGGACATCAAAATCGAACACCACCTGCTTGAAATCCAGGCCTTCGGGCTTCAGGCGCATCTGGGTGCTGGCGATCACGCCGAGCTGCTGCACGCTCTGCGGTTCCAGCTTGTACACGCCGGTGAAGGTGTAATCGACGAAGACGATGGTGAAATATTGATAGTACCATATCTCCATCGGCCGGTCGTAGAAGGTGTAGCCGCTGGGATAGGTATTGCGGCGCTCGGGATCGCCGAGGAGGATGTACGCCCGGCCGCGGTCGGTCAGCCAGCCGGAACTCCCTTCGCGGAAGAGGCGGTTGGCCTTGTCGATGCGGCCGTAGTACTCGTCGCGGAACTCGTTTTCCTCGGTGTCGGGGGACGGATCGCGCTTCTTCCAGAAATCCTCGATGAACTGCTTGCGCTCGGCCGCGCCCAGGCTGGGAAACACCTTCTTCTCCTGCTTGGTGATGATGTAGCGGACTTCGGACAAGAATTGCTGATCCTCGGGCGGCAGCGAACGGATGGTTTTGCCCATCGCCGAACAGCCCGCCAGCACCTGGATGAGGACCAGGACGAGCCAGCCCCAGCGCCATTTCTTCATTTTTTATCTCCACGCAGCGCCGCCAGGCGCTCCTTGATCTTGTCCTGTTTGGGATCGATCTTCAGCGATTTTTCCCAGGCTTGGATGGCCTCGGGGTTGTTGCCCAGGGCGAGATAGCAATCCGCCAGCGCGTTCAATATTTTGGGGCTGCCGCCATAATGATTGATGTGCAGTACGAAGTAATCAATGGCGTCCGTGTACTGGTTCAGGGCTTGGGACGTTTGCGCCAACATGAGCAGGAATTGGTTTTTCCCCTGGTTCTTGTAGGGCAGCAGGGCGATATCCTTGGCCTGTTGGAAATCCTTCTGCTCCACCAGCACGCGGCAGAAATCCATGGCAAAAGCGGTATTTATGGGCGAGAGGTGGTAGGCCCTCTCCAGCAATGGCCGGGCTTGCGCCAGGTTCTTGAGGTTCAGGTACTGGTTGCCCAAATCGTTCCAATACTGCGGGGCGGTGATGGAAGGCTGCGGGAGCGACATGACCCACGGCTGGGGCAGGGCCGGCATGGGCGTGATATAGAACAGGCTTTCCTTGACGTCCAGCGGCTTTCCCTGCGGCGACAGCAGGGTCACGCGCAGGGTGTAGTTGGCCGCCTTGAACGCGGCCAGCGGCAATTTCTCAATGACATCCGG is part of the Candidatus Aminicenantes bacterium genome and harbors:
- a CDS encoding GWxTD domain-containing protein produces the protein MKKWRWGWLVLVLIQVLAGCSAMGKTIRSLPPEDQQFLSEVRYIITKQEKKVFPSLGAAERKQFIEDFWKKRDPSPDTEENEFRDEYYGRIDKANRLFREGSSGWLTDRGRAYILLGDPERRNTYPSGYTFYDRPMEIWYYQYFTIVFVDYTFTGVYKLEPQSVQQLGVIASTQMRLKPEGLDFKQVVFDFDVRVETSAAGEATLIISVPYEKLSMTQKPGQTSAIETVLKIDVLVSGPKDETVLQKQETHTVSLSPGDLDKLSKKLGIQLSLQLAPGNYSALVTLENATDNSKVSKKINFSL